The sequence CGGGGCGCAGGCTTGCGCCGCTTCGGAGCCGCACCCGTGGCGAGCTGCCGAAGCATGGCGGACATGGACAGTCCGCGATCCGCAGCCGCCTGCCGGATCAGCGCCTTTTCCTCGGAGGAGCAGTAGAAGAACACGGCTTCCTGCTTCTCCGAGGGGATCGCGCCCCGCGCGGTCCGGTTGGGGTTCGAAGGGGAGGCTTGCCGCCCCTCGCAAGGCCCCGGTTTGACGGTCGAAGACCTAGAACCGGGTCGCCTTGCTCTTTGCACTTCACCAGAACTCATGACCCCACCCGACATCAAGCCGAGGCGCGAAGTGCGCGAACTAACGGACTATTCAGGGTCGCGGCTAAAGGGCGAGCACTCTTCCCGGCCTGATTGCCGTCAATCTCGCCAGTGGCTGTGAAGTCATCCGGAAAGGCCATTTTTTCTTTTTTTGTATTTTTTGAATCTTCTCTTTTCTCTTGTGGCGGCAGGGTGTCCCCACCCTGATCGCACCCTGCCGCCACCCTGATGGCCTCCTGCATCTGAACTCTGTCAGCTGCTCGCTGCATCTTGGCTTCCGCTTCTACGAGACCAAGCATCACATCTTCGAACTCGCGAGCAACCGACGCGCCGTATTCCCGAAACTCTTCCTCTAGAAACGGTCGCAGGTTCCGAAACACGACCCCCGCGGTCGCCAGGAATACGCGAATTTCATCGACGATCTTCGGCCCGTGCTCGCTGCCCGCTTTGAAACGCTGCGCCCGAGCGAGGCACCCCAGGACGAACTCAGCGATAGAGCGGCGACAAATGTCAGTGGTCGGCAGTTCGCCGGACAGATAACCCTGCGCCAGGTTCTGGACGCGCGAGAGATTGTCAGGACAATTTATGGACCGAAACCAACCAGAGATTCTGAGCAGTTCGACCTCTGAATCATATTCAAGCAACTGCGCATCGTTCAGTCGCTGAACCGAGACTTGCAGCTGCTCCTCTGTAATCCCTGCCTCGGATGCAAAGAGAGAACGTGGATATCTGAACAAGCCGGAATAATCGGCCTGAGAACTCAGATGTGCGGTGAAGTAGACGTTTCTGTCTGTGCAACTTCGAAGGCCGCGAAAAGCAGCTGAGTTAAGCAGCGAGACATTGAGCATGGCAAATTTCTTGCGCGCCATAGGGCAAACCTTTCCCGTCAACCCAATTGCGGTTGGGCTGGCGATTGCCGGTGTTCGGCATCTGTCATGGGGTTGAAATCTGGGGCGCGTTTGTCCTAGGATTCCGGTGATTACGCGAATACGACAAGGCCCCGCCCCGTGCGGGGCTTTGTACTTTGGAGCCTATGCCGCATCACCAGGAGAGACGCGGTTCTCTTCGATGTAAGCGTTCAGATCGCGCCCGAGGTATTTCACCCGCCGACCGAACTTGACCCATGCCGGGCCCACCCGCCGGTGACGCCACTGCGCCCGTTTCGCGCGAGGGGCGATAAGATCAAGCTCTTTGTCACCATCATCGTAGACACGTTCGTTCTCAAAAATCTCCATTGTTCCGACATCGCCTTTCTTCGGTTGCGTTCGACTACATCCATATTGACCAGCCTGCCGCAAACGTCCTAGCGCAATCGAAAAAGCAACATCTTTCTACTTGAAAACAATGACTTGCATTCTTTTCTGTTTGATTGGTTTGGTATGCGTTGCCATGTTCAGGAGATCTCGGAACAGATACGGGAACTGAACAATGTGCGAATGGTCGAAACCAGGAACACGCGCCGCGAGTCGTTGCGCTTGAGCGTAGTCCAAATACACATATGCCAGCACCGGCTCGTAGAGCGCCCATAGCTTCTGTAGTGATCGAGGACTTCGTCCTAGGTAGTTCCGTGCGACTTCGATCCCTTCCGTATCGAGCACGCTCTTATATTCTTGCTGGGCAAACCCCTGTGCGTCAGCATATGCCGTTCCCTTGGATGACCCATGAATGACGATCCGGCGCAGCACATCTCCTAGGCGCATGACGTCCTGGCACATTTCATCCTGACCCAAGGCGCATTGTTTCACTGCATATCGAACAGCGCCTTCAAGCAACAATGGATCAGAGCCAGGGGTTGGCCACAGTGCGTCCCGCCTACCGGTCTTCAGGTACTGATCCCGAGCTCGAATCTCCAGCAGCCCGGTATGCAGCTTCAAAAAGTTGGCCTTCGTCTTAGTTGCTATTAGCAGCGCTCGTATGGCGAGCCACGCGGCGTCAAACTCCGAAATGAAAGACAGGTGGGAAATTCTTGCCGCGACATGTTCGATTTCAGTTGCCACAGATCAGCCCCCACGTTGCGAACAAGCGAAATGGTTCCAATCGCGCATCAGTTCGCGCCTTCTGGAAAGAAGATCAGATCGCGCATAGGCTCGCTCCACCTCCGACCCGACCTTGTGCCCCAAGCTCATTTCCGCCACCTCGCGTGGGTGATGACCCTCCTCGGCAGCCCAATCCCGAAATGCTGATCTGAAACCGTGCACGGTCACGCCGTCGATATTCATACGCCGGAGCAACATCAGCATCGACATGTTCGACAGCGGCTTGTGCCGGCGCTGGCCTTCAAAAACGCATTCAGAGCGCAGTGCCTTCAATGGCTCGATAATTGCCAACATCTGATCTGTAAGCGGGACGCGGTGTTCAGCACCCGTCTTGGTGCGTTCTTCTGGGATCGTCCAAATCAAGTCGTCAAAGTCAAACTCCTCCCAGACAGCTTGCAGAACCTCGCTGGTTCGGCACCCGGTCAGGCAGGTGAACATCAACGCTTTGGCCGCCATGCCGCTTTGTTGCGAGAGCTGCGCGTAGAATGCGGGCACATCCTGCCAGCGCATTGCGTTATGGTGCTTCACCTTCGCCTTCACGCGCGGCAGCACACGGGCGTCCATCACGACCGCCACGGGGTTTTCACCCTCGCGGTAGCCACGAGACCGGGCCACATCGAGGACCGCCTTCATCCGCTGCGCCACCCTGCGCGCGGTTTCGTGTTTCTCGGTCCAGATCGGCGACAACACCTGCAAGATTTCCGGCTGGTCGATATCCGAGACCGGCATCCGGCCGATCTTGGGAAAGGCATAGTCCGCAAGCGTGTTGATCCACTGTTGGCCGTGCTTCGGATTCTTCCAGGTCGGCAAGCGCTCGATGTGGACCTGCCGGGCGACCTCTTCGAAACAGGGCACGTCCTGATCCTTGTGGTATTTCGGGTTGAGGCCTTGCTTGGCGAGGCGGCGGTACTCCAGGGCGCGTTCACGAGCCACGTTGAGTGTCACGACGTCAGCACCGCCGAGGCCGAAATCGGTGCGAAGCGGCTTTCCCTGCCGATTCCGCTGTCCCTTCACCGTGACGCGGACGATCCAGCGCCGCGCGCCGGATGGATCGACCACCAGATACAGCCCGTGGCCGTCTCCATGTCGCCCAGGGCCGAGCGTTCGGACCAGATTCTTCGTCAGCTTTCCCGAGGTATAGGCCATATAAAATACCACAGTTCGTACCACCAAATGAACAGAACAGAGCGCAATCGAAACGAAGCCAATGAAATCAACGAACGCAGATGAGCGCATAAGTTCAGTAACTTATACGCTATCAAGCGGTCCCATGGGGTTCAATGAAAATGGTGGGTGGCGGAGACGAAGGGATTCGAACCCTCGAGACCCTTCCGGGCCTACTCCCTTAGCAGGGGAGCGCCTTCGACCACTCGGCCACGTCTCCGCCGACGTGTCTATGGGGCGCCTTCAGGGAAAACAAGCGGTTTTTGCCTCGATTCCGCAACGGGTTGAAATAACAGCGCGTTGCGGGGCGATGTGGGAGGCCGGCCCGTGGTCGCCGAACCATGTCGCACGGCCCCGTTCCGGCGCGCGCCCGATGCCCTGCCCCCGGTCAGGAGGCCGAAACCAGTTCACCGGCCGATGGAGCCGCCCGTTCCGGGCATCCGGTTCACACCGTCGGGGCGCAAAGACTCCGTCAGGTATTGAAGAGGAAGTGCAGGACGTCGCCGTCCTTGACCACGTATCCCTTGCCCTCCGCGCGCATCTTGCCCGCTTCCTTGGCCGGTCCCTCCCCGCCCAGCGAGACGAAGTCGTCGTAGGCGATGGTTTCGGCCCGGATGAACCCCTTCTCGAAGTCCCCGTGAATCACGCCCGCGGCTTTCGGGGCGGTGGTGCCGGACTTGATCGTCCACGCGCGCGCTTCCTTGGGGCCGACAGTGAAATAGGTCTCGAGATGCAGCAGCTCGTAGCCCGCCCGGATCAACCGGTCGAGCCCCGCTTCGGTCAGGCCCATCTCCTCGAGGAACATCTCCGCTTCTTCGCGGTCGAGCTGGCTGATCTCCTCCTCGATCTGGGCGGAGATGATGACATGGGCGTTCCCCTGCGCCGCGGCCATGTCGGCCACTTTCGCCGAAAGCGCGTTGCCATCCGCCGCGTCGCTTTCGCCCACGTTGCAGACGTAAAGCACGGGCTTGGTGGTCAGCAGTTGCAGCATGCGCCAGGCCTTCCGGTCCTCGTCGTCCACCTCGACCACGCGGGCGGGCTGGCCCGCTTCGAGCACCTCCAGCGCCGCGCGCATCAGCCGCTCCTGCTGGACCGCTTCCTTGTCACCGCCGCGCACCTTGCGGACGATGTTCTGAAGACGCTTCTCGATGCTTTCGATGTCCGCCAGCATCAGCTCGGTCTCGATGGTCTCGGCGTCCGCCACGGGATCGACCCGGCCCTCGACGTGGGTCACGTCCCCGTCCTCGAAACAGCGCAGGACATGGGCGATGGCGTCCACCTCGCGGATGTTGGCGAGAAACTGGTTGCCCAGCCCTTCGCCCTTGGACGCACCTTTGACCAGACCCGCGATATCGACAAAGGTCATGCGGGTCGGGATGATCGAATTGGATTTCGCGATATCGGCCAGCTTGTCCAGCCGGGCATCGGGCACGGCGACCTCGCCCACGTTCGGCTCGATCGTGCAGAAGGGAAAGTTCGCGGCCTGTGCCGCCGCCGTGCGGGTGAGCGCGTTGAAGAGCGTGGACTTGCCGACGTTCGGCAGCCCGACGATACCCATTTTGAAACCCATGATCCGGCCCCTTGTTCCTGCGTCTGCGCCCTCCTAGGGGGTCAGCGGCGCGCGCGCAAGTCCTCGGCGCGGGCGGCCTTTTCGCGCGAGGAAAAGATCAGGAACCACGCCAGCAGGATGAACATGGGGTGGGTCAGCCCACCGCTGAACAGCAGGGCGGGAATCCAGATCAGGAAGATCACGATCCCGAGGATCGGGTGCCCCGTCAGAAAGATCGAGAGCGGCGGCAGCAGGATGGCAAGCAGGTAATTCATATCCGGGATATAGGTGCGGTTTTTCCGGAGGGAAGAGCCGCGTTCAATCGAAACGGTCGAATTCCTGATAGCGGAACTTGCCGTCGCACATGTCCCTGGGCAGATTGCCATGCTTGGCAATCTGCAGGCGCCGGTCCGCACCTTGCGGATCGGAGGATCGGTCGATGTAGCGTGAGCGCAGCTTCCTCAGATCCCGGCGGGCAATCTCCAATGCGCGAAATTCGGTATCGTGGACTTTGACGTTCCGCTTGCGCTCCATGCGGTCGCGCCAACGCTTCAGCGCATCGGGCGTTCCGGCATAGCGCGCCACGCCCCAGGTGTTCACCGAACTCCAGCAGTCTTCGGGACCCAGCAGAAGCAGATGGAAGGTATCCAGTTCGACCGCCTCGAAGTGGTCGCTCCGCTCGACCCGTGCGTAACCAGGTCTGGAATAGTGGGGGGGCGGAGGTGAAAAAGGCGTCGTGCCCCGGCCTCAGCGTGGCCGCCTCGTAGCGGGTCTGCCCGCGCTGGCTGTCGACGCTGTGCCGCCGCCTGTTCTCACCGCTACGGATTATTCTGCGCGGCCGCGAGAGATTCGCCTTTCCCGGAAAGGGGTTTCGGTCGTAGAACTTGCCGTCTTTCACCCAGCCACGGCGCACCGCGCCGCTGGCGAAATACATGATCCCGCGCGCATCGCCGAACGCCCCCATGAAATTGCCCTTGAAGCGGTTGCCATTGCGGATGCGCGCTTCGCCGTCTCCCTTTGCTTTGCCATCCTCGAACGTTCCTTCGTAAACCGTTCCGGTCGTAAAGGTGAAGACACCCTGCCCGTGCCTTTGGCCATTCTGCCATTCGCCGACGTAGCGGTTGCCACTGGCGTAGTCATAGGTGCCCTGCCCATGCCGTTTGCCATCCTTGAAATGGCCGCGATAGACGCCGCCGCTGTCGTATGTGACCGTGTGGAACCCATTGCGCTTTTCTTGCATTGGCGCCGCCTGGCGCGCGTCTTGCGCCGCAGCGGCGGCGGCGCGCTCCTCGGCCTTGCGGGCGCGCGCGGCGGCTTCGGCCTGTTCGCGCTCCCGAGCCCGGCGCGGCGCGTCGAGCGCCGCCTGAAGTCGCGCGTCATCCTCTGCGTCCTTCCGGGCTTGCGCGGCCCGCTCCGCCGCGGTCTGAGAGGGCTTGGAAAAGGTGACCCGATCTTCGGTTCCGTTCACGGAATAGAGCCACGCACCCAGACCGCCGCCGACCGCAAAAACGAGGAAGGCGAACATCAGGACCATCCGATTGAACCGCTTTTCTTCAGCAACACTCCTGCGCCAGGACGCGGCCTGGCGTTCCGCCTTGGCCTCTTCCGCTGCCAGCCGCGCCTGTTCTTTCTGTTCCGCGGCCTGCCGCTCCGCCTCGGCCTTCTCGGCCTCGGCTTTCCGCGCCTCTTCGGCGGCCATCCTGTCGGCTTCGGCTTTCTTCGCCTCTTCGGCGGCCACCCTGTCGGCTTCGGCTTCCTTTGCCTCTTCGGCGGCAACCCTGTCGGCGTCGGCTTTCGCGCGTGCGGCAGCGGCCTTGTCCGCCTCCGCGCGCTCGCGCGCCGCGCCGTCGGCCTGCGCAGTCGCCGCTCCGGCATCCTCTGCCTGCTCATCCACTTGCCGGAACCGCGCCAGTATCGCGCCCGGTTCCGTCAGCATCTGGTTCACCCGGGCATCCGTCTGCTCGATCCGGCCGGTGAAGGGAACGGCCAGTTCGACCCGCTTGTCCGTACCCGCGCGCGCCAGCACGCAAAATACATCTCCCTTCTTCAGCAGTGTTCCCGCACGCCTGGCCGACATGACGATGTAGGGGTGGGAATCCGCATCGCGGGGTACTTTCAACGCAACAAGCCGGGACATGGACCTACTAAAGTCCAGGACTTTGCCCGAAAACAAGTGAAAAAGGCTTCTTCCCGCCATACGGGTGCGCCGCAAAATCCGCGCCGTCGCGATGCTGCCGATTGCGTTTTGCCGCGAGTTTGGGCATGCAGCGGTACCACCATACCGAAAGGCCCGTCCATGACCCGTATCGACGCCAAATTCGCCGCGCTGAAATCGCAGGGCCGCAAGGCTTTCGTATCCTACATCATGGCGGGCGACCCGGACTACGACCGATCGCTGGACGTGATGCGCGGCCTGCCGGGCGCAGGGGTGGACATCATCGAACTCGGCCTGCCGTTCACAGACCCCATGGCCGACGGCCCGACGATCCAGCTTGCCGGCCAGCGCGCGCTCGAAGGCGGGATGACCCTGCGCCGCACGCTCGACATGGCGCAGGCGTTCCGCGAGGAGGACGACGAGACTCCGATCGTGCTGATGGGATACTACAACCCGATCTACTCGATGGGGGTCGACGCGTTTCTCAAGGCGGCCGCCACCGCGGGCATCGACGGTCTCATCATCGTCGACCTGCCCCCCGAGGAGGACGAGGAGCTCTGCCTGCCCGCACAGGCCGCGGGGCTCAACTTCATCCGGCTCGCCACGCCCACGACAGATGACAAGCGCCTGCCCCGTGTCGCCAGCAACACCTCCGGTTTCGTCTACTACGTGTCGATCACCGGCATCACAGGTTCCGCCGAGGCGGAGGCGGCTGACGTCGCGCCCGAGGTGACCCGAATCCAGAAGGCGAGCGGCCTGCCGGTGATCGTGGGCTTCGGGGTCAACACCCCCGAGAAATCACGTGCCATCGCCGAAGTCGCGGACGGCGTCGTCGTCGGCTCCGCCATCGTGTCGCGCATCGCCAAGGGCGACAGCACCCAAGACGTGCTGGCCTTCGTCAAGAGCCTTGCAGACGGCGCTCACGCCGCCTGAGCCGGAAAGCAGACAGGGGTTCCGGGGCATCACCGGCTGGTCGATGACGCCGGGCGGTGCCGCCCGATCAGTCGCGCGCCGCGTCCATGACCTCGCGCAGGCGTACCAGCACCGGGAGGACCCCGGCCAGCGCGCCCACGTCCACCTGCCCCGCCAGCGCCTCCAACTCGGGCAAGAGCCTCTCGATCGTGCGGTCGCGCAGGGCCTGCCCCGCCGGGGTCAGCCAGACGGTCTTGGACCGCCCGTCCAGCGGGTTCGCCCGCAGTTCCACCAGCCCCTGTGCCGCAAGACCCTTGAGCGTATGGGTCATCGACGTCTTGGGCACCTGGAATGCACGGGCCATGTCGATCGGCACCGCCCCGTCGCCCCGCAGGACCAGATGGTTGAGCACCGCGAAGTGCGGCCCGATCAACCCATCGGGCAGCCGGGCTTCCAGCTGGTTGCGCGAAAGCTGTTCGATGATCCCGATCTCCTTGAAGACCTCGAACAGGACCTTCGGATCGACGGTTGCGGTGTCGGTGTCATGTGGCAATCAGCTTCGCCTCCAGTGGCCAGCGCGGCGTGCGCGGTGTCGCCGGACCATAGCCCAACCGCCCCAGCATTTGAACCGTGTGCCCCCCGGACGCCAGCAACGCATGTGCGCGGGCGCGGTGAACGGCCATCTCGGGGTATTCCTGCAACGTCTGGCTGACGGGGTGAAGCGACAGACCGAGGCGCGTCGCCGCGAGGTTGAGCCGAAGCCAGCGGCGCCCGGCCGCGATCTGGTCCAGACGGGTGTTGGAGGCGGTGGTCAGGACGGCGTAGGCCGGGGTCGCCGCCAGCATCCGTCGATAGATCTCGCCCCCCTGCCGGAAACCGGTGCTGTCGGGGTCGGCCTGGGCGGCCCGGTTGACGATCCCCAGCAGCATCAGGCTTTCCAGCATCGGCCCGCCAAGGTCGATCCCGTCGGGATCGGCGTTGATCTCGGCCTTGCCGAACCGCATCAGGTCGACGCTTTCCTGCATGGTTCTCGGGGTCAGGGCCTCCACCTCCCAGCCCGCCCAGGTCAGGCCACGCAGTGCGGCGACCATGGACGCCTCGGTGTGAATATCGGCCAGCGGTTCCAGCGCCTGCACCACGTCACGCGGAAGCGCACGGTCCTCGAACGGCTCCTTGCAGGAACGCCGGTCCAGAATATGCGCCGCAAGCGGATCCGGCGCGCCGCCCGGGTGGAACGTCGCCAGCGCGACAGGGCCGGTCTCCCCCTCAGGGAAGGGCGTCAGGTCCACCGCATGACCTGCCGCACCCGCCGCGAGGACCATCTGTTCGATGAAACATCCCAGACCGATGAAGATCTGCCGATCGAAAGGGTCCGTTTCGGGCAGCCGCCTCGCCGGGTCCCGGTGCAGCAGCAACCCCGCCTCCCCCTTCAGTTCGACCAGCCAGGGTTGCAGGTTGTGCGGGTTCGGCGCCAGCAGCGCGAAACTCACCGCGTTCAGGCGAGGGTCGTCGTAACTGCCCGCCAGCGCCCAGGGGCGGCGGGCGTCCGCAGGCTGGCGGGTGGTCAGGAATCCGGCGGCGGCGCCGGTGGCGGCGAGGATCGTGCCCCCACCGATGATCGAGATGGCCTTTCGGCGAGAGAGGGACATGGCAGGCTCCATTTGGTTCGATATTGCACCATATCCATATAGTTCAATATCGAACCAATCAAGCAAAACCTTTCGATTGCCTTCAAATCGGCCGATTGGTAAGGAAAGCAGACCAATATCGGAGCCTGCCCATGCCTGTCATCACGAACATCGAGGACCTCAAGCGCATCTACCAACGCCGGGTGCCGCGCATGTTCTACGACTACTGCGAATCGGGAAGCTGGACCGAACAGACCTTCCGCGAGAACAGCACGGACTTCGACAAGCTGCGCCTGCGCCAGCGCGTCGCGGTGGACATGTCGGGCCGCAGCACCGCCAGCCAGATGATCGGACAGGACGTCGCGATGCCCGTGGCGCTTGCCCCCGTGGGGCTGACGGGGATGCAGCGCGCGGATGGCGAGATCAAGGCCGCCCGCGCCGCGCGGG is a genomic window of Sulfitobacter alexandrii containing:
- the trpA gene encoding tryptophan synthase subunit alpha; this encodes MTRIDAKFAALKSQGRKAFVSYIMAGDPDYDRSLDVMRGLPGAGVDIIELGLPFTDPMADGPTIQLAGQRALEGGMTLRRTLDMAQAFREEDDETPIVLMGYYNPIYSMGVDAFLKAAATAGIDGLIIVDLPPEEDEELCLPAQAAGLNFIRLATPTTDDKRLPRVASNTSGFVYYVSITGITGSAEAEAADVAPEVTRIQKASGLPVIVGFGVNTPEKSRAIAEVADGVVVGSAIVSRIAKGDSTQDVLAFVKSLADGAHAA
- a CDS encoding MarR family winged helix-turn-helix transcriptional regulator: MPHDTDTATVDPKVLFEVFKEIGIIEQLSRNQLEARLPDGLIGPHFAVLNHLVLRGDGAVPIDMARAFQVPKTSMTHTLKGLAAQGLVELRANPLDGRSKTVWLTPAGQALRDRTIERLLPELEALAGQVDVGALAGVLPVLVRLREVMDAARD
- a CDS encoding plasmid mobilization protein, giving the protein MSSGEVQRARRPGSRSSTVKPGPCEGRQASPSNPNRTARGAIPSEKQEAVFFYCSSEEKALIRQAAADRGLSMSAMLRQLATGAAPKRRKPAPRVDPALVLAVSRYGGNLNQIARWLNTATRAGRASEIEALRVAAALVGIERRLAEIIAQHRRPPGC
- a CDS encoding Acg family FMN-binding oxidoreductase, encoding MSLSRRKAISIIGGGTILAATGAAAGFLTTRQPADARRPWALAGSYDDPRLNAVSFALLAPNPHNLQPWLVELKGEAGLLLHRDPARRLPETDPFDRQIFIGLGCFIEQMVLAAGAAGHAVDLTPFPEGETGPVALATFHPGGAPDPLAAHILDRRSCKEPFEDRALPRDVVQALEPLADIHTEASMVAALRGLTWAGWEVEALTPRTMQESVDLMRFGKAEINADPDGIDLGGPMLESLMLLGIVNRAAQADPDSTGFRQGGEIYRRMLAATPAYAVLTTASNTRLDQIAAGRRWLRLNLAATRLGLSLHPVSQTLQEYPEMAVHRARAHALLASGGHTVQMLGRLGYGPATPRTPRWPLEAKLIAT
- a CDS encoding tyrosine-type recombinase/integrase translates to MAYTSGKLTKNLVRTLGPGRHGDGHGLYLVVDPSGARRWIVRVTVKGQRNRQGKPLRTDFGLGGADVVTLNVARERALEYRRLAKQGLNPKYHKDQDVPCFEEVARQVHIERLPTWKNPKHGQQWINTLADYAFPKIGRMPVSDIDQPEILQVLSPIWTEKHETARRVAQRMKAVLDVARSRGYREGENPVAVVMDARVLPRVKAKVKHHNAMRWQDVPAFYAQLSQQSGMAAKALMFTCLTGCRTSEVLQAVWEEFDFDDLIWTIPEERTKTGAEHRVPLTDQMLAIIEPLKALRSECVFEGQRRHKPLSNMSMLMLLRRMNIDGVTVHGFRSAFRDWAAEEGHHPREVAEMSLGHKVGSEVERAYARSDLLSRRRELMRDWNHFACSQRGG
- the ychF gene encoding redox-regulated ATPase YchF, encoding MGFKMGIVGLPNVGKSTLFNALTRTAAAQAANFPFCTIEPNVGEVAVPDARLDKLADIAKSNSIIPTRMTFVDIAGLVKGASKGEGLGNQFLANIREVDAIAHVLRCFEDGDVTHVEGRVDPVADAETIETELMLADIESIEKRLQNIVRKVRGGDKEAVQQERLMRAALEVLEAGQPARVVEVDDEDRKAWRMLQLLTTKPVLYVCNVGESDAADGNALSAKVADMAAAQGNAHVIISAQIEEEISQLDREEAEMFLEEMGLTEAGLDRLIRAGYELLHLETYFTVGPKEARAWTIKSGTTAPKAAGVIHGDFEKGFIRAETIAYDDFVSLGGEGPAKEAGKMRAEGKGYVVKDGDVLHFLFNT
- a CDS encoding MORN repeat-containing protein, translated to MAGRSLFHLFSGKVLDFSRSMSRLVALKVPRDADSHPYIVMSARRAGTLLKKGDVFCVLARAGTDKRVELAVPFTGRIEQTDARVNQMLTEPGAILARFRQVDEQAEDAGAATAQADGAARERAEADKAAAARAKADADRVAAEEAKEAEADRVAAEEAKKAEADRMAAEEARKAEAEKAEAERQAAEQKEQARLAAEEAKAERQAASWRRSVAEEKRFNRMVLMFAFLVFAVGGGLGAWLYSVNGTEDRVTFSKPSQTAAERAAQARKDAEDDARLQAALDAPRRAREREQAEAAARARKAEERAAAAAAQDARQAAPMQEKRNGFHTVTYDSGGVYRGHFKDGKRHGQGTYDYASGNRYVGEWQNGQRHGQGVFTFTTGTVYEGTFEDGKAKGDGEARIRNGNRFKGNFMGAFGDARGIMYFASGAVRRGWVKDGKFYDRNPFPGKANLSRPRRIIRSGENRRRHSVDSQRGQTRYEAATLRPGHDAFFTSAPPLFQTWLRTGRAERPLRGGRTGYLPSASAGSRRLLEFGEHLGRGALCRNARCAEALARPHGAQAERQSPRYRISRIGDCPPGSEEAALTLHRPILRSARCGPAPADCQAWQSAQGHVRRQVPLSGIRPFRLNAALPSGKTAPISRI